From Eubalaena glacialis isolate mEubGla1 chromosome 17, mEubGla1.1.hap2.+ XY, whole genome shotgun sequence, a single genomic window includes:
- the TSPYL5 gene encoding testis-specific Y-encoded-like protein 5 gives MSGRSRGRKSSRAKSRGKGRAKGRVRATPGDAPRDPDPPQCQRLGEETKAAQVQAGAGWGGLETAAPAPPRRPGEEGACRFPLDCGLALRARAAGDRGQAATRPGPGKATTLSERLATDTVFVGTAGTVGRPKNVPRVGNRRCPAGKKAPVTCSAVGRGSPAVAVGKPKKGTTGESASIPVVEEKKVEKDAGSGPPATDGSMDTLENVQLKLETMNAQADRAYLRLSRKFGQLRLHHLERRNLLIQNIPGFWGQAFQNHPQLSSFLNNQDKEVLSYLNSLEVEELGLARLGYKIKFYFGRNPYFQNKVLIKEYGCGPSGQVVSRSTPIQWLPGHDLQSLSQGNPDNTRSFFGWFSNHSSIESDKIVEIINEELWPNPLQYYLMSEGARAEKGKEGRPCPARQPVETPEPGVNKSN, from the coding sequence ATGAGCGGCCGAAGTAGGGGTAGAAAGTCCTCCCGCGCCAAAAGCCGTGGCAAAGGCCGCGCCAAAGGCCGAGTCCGCGCTACTCCTGGCGACGCCCCACGCGACCCGGACCCTCCACAGTGCCAGAGGCTCGGGGAGGAGACCAAGGCGGCACAGGTGCAGGCTGGCGCGGGTTGGGGTGGCCTGGAAACCGCTGCGCCCGCGCCGCCCCGCCGGCCCGGGGAAGAGGGTGCCTGCCGGTTCCCCCTGGACTGTGGCCTCGCGCTCCGGGCCCGGGCTGCGGGGGATCGCGGGCAGGCCGCAACCAGGCCCGGCCCGGGGAAGGCCACAACCCTCTCGGAGCGCCTGGCGACAGACACTGTCTTCGTGGGAACCGCGGGGACCGTGGGAAGGCCGAAAAATGTCCCCCGCGTTGGAAATCGGCGCTGCCCCGCTGGGAAGAAGGCCCCAGTTACCTGTAGCGCAGTGGGGAGGGGGTCTCCGGCCGTCGCTGTTGGGAAACCGAAGAAAGGGACCACTGGGGAGTCTGCCTCCATTCCAGTGGTAGAGGAAAAGAAGGTGGAGAAGGATGCAGGGTCAGGGCCCCCGGCAACAGATGGCAGCATGGATACACTGGAGAACGTCCAGCTGAAGCTGGAGACCATGAACGCCCAGGCGGACAGGGCCTACCTGCGGCTCTCCCGCAAGTTTGGGCAGTTGCGACTGCACCACTTAGAGCGCAGGAACCTCCTTATCCAGAATATCCCGGGCTTCTGGGGGCAGGCTTTTCAGAACCACCCCCAGCTCTCATCCTTTCTGAACAACCAAGATAAAGAGGTACTCAGCTACTTGAACAGCCTAGAGGTGGAAGAGCTTGGTCTCGCCAGATTGGGCTACAAGATCAAGTTCTACTTTGGGCGCAACCCCTATTTCCAAAATAAGGTGCTCATCAAGGAATATGGGTGTGGTCCTTCCGGTCAGGTGGTGTCTCGTTCTACTCCAATCCAGTGGCTCCCAGGGCACGATCTTCAGTCCCTAAGCCAGGGGAACCCAGACAACACCCGGAGCTTCTTTGGGTGGTTTTCAAACCACAGCTCCATTGAGTCTGACAAGATTGTGGAGATAATCAACGAGGAGTTGTGGCCCAATCCCCTGCAGTACTACCTTATGAGTGAAGGGGCCCgagcagagaaaggaaaggagggcagGCCATGTCCAGCAAGGCAGCCAGTGGAGACCCCAGAGCCTGGGGTAAACAAGTCCAACTGA